A genomic region of Aureimonas populi contains the following coding sequences:
- a CDS encoding plasmid stabilization protein: MPQGDKSKYTDKQKRKAEHIEEGYEKRGVEKDEAERRAWASVNKDDGGGNKSGGSGRGKSTGNPAAHKGGEKGGKASASRTAAERSASAKKAAATRKRNAAA; encoded by the coding sequence ATGCCCCAGGGCGACAAGTCGAAATACACCGACAAGCAGAAGCGCAAGGCCGAGCATATCGAGGAAGGCTACGAGAAGCGGGGCGTTGAGAAGGACGAGGCCGAGCGCCGGGCCTGGGCGAGCGTGAACAAGGACGACGGCGGCGGCAACAAGAGCGGTGGCTCGGGCCGGGGCAAGTCGACCGGCAATCCCGCCGCGCACAAGGGCGGCGAGAAGGGCGGCAAGGCATCCGCCTCCCGCACGGCGGCCGAGCGCTCGGCCTCGGCGAAGAAGGCGGCCGCTACGCGCAAGCGCAACGCGGCAGCCTGA